The proteins below come from a single Synechococcus sp. WH 8101 genomic window:
- a CDS encoding Nif11-like leader peptide family natural product precursor, whose product MSEEQLKAFLEKVKADTSLQKKLKAAASPEAAIEIAKAAGFSIIAEDINPMQSRELSEEELEGAAGGTIFIPTLWSMECHWYCGHPGG is encoded by the coding sequence ATGTCAGAAGAGCAACTCAAAGCCTTTCTAGAGAAGGTCAAAGCTGACACCAGCCTTCAGAAAAAGCTCAAGGCAGCAGCCTCCCCTGAAGCTGCTATTGAAATCGCTAAAGCAGCAGGATTTTCAATTATTGCAGAAGATATTAATCCAATGCAATCAAGGGAATTGTCAGAGGAGGAGTTGGAAGGTGCAGCTGGTGGCACGATATTTATACCAACCTTGTGGAGCATGGAATGCCACTGGTACTGCGGCCATCCTGGCGGCTAA
- a CDS encoding Nif11-like leader peptide family natural product precursor codes for MGDNEVIHLAHSKPMSEEQLKAFLEAVKADAELQEMLKAAKDVDAVVAIAKAAGFVISAEELQKAQAEVPGDELEDVAGGRISMPNTNIDMWCPKRCW; via the coding sequence TTGGGCGATAATGAAGTCATCCACCTCGCCCACTCCAAACCTATGTCAGAAGAGCAACTCAAAGCCTTCCTGGAAGCCGTCAAGGCTGACGCAGAGCTTCAAGAGATGCTAAAGGCAGCAAAAGATGTTGATGCTGTGGTGGCGATTGCCAAGGCTGCGGGCTTTGTGATTTCTGCTGAGGAGCTGCAGAAGGCTCAGGCAGAGGTTCCAGGGGATGAGCTGGAAGATGTTGCTGGGGGAAGAATATCTATGCCTAATACTAATATCGATATGTGGTGTCCTAAGAGGTGTTGGTGA
- a CDS encoding alpha/beta fold hydrolase: MNDIKQFTIMAPVELAEIRCPTLIVHGTHDNLLLYQAVFASNQIAKSQCLWVMKGSHSCAWIHPDAARTQNTIIEFLKGTQLH, encoded by the coding sequence TTGAACGATATTAAGCAATTCACCATCATGGCACCGGTTGAGCTGGCCGAGATCCGCTGTCCAACGTTGATCGTGCATGGAACTCATGACAATCTGTTGCTCTATCAGGCTGTCTTTGCGAGCAATCAAATTGCAAAATCGCAATGCCTGTGGGTCATGAAGGGATCACACTCCTGCGCCTGGATCCATCCAGACGCTGCACGCACTCAGAACACGATCATCGAATTTCTGAAAGGCACGCAACTCCATTGA
- a CDS encoding pentapeptide repeat-containing protein: MSFIEKHFNTIAIALLVPLGGLWLNYMQEARQAAQSQRQWIEGMEDKHENFSKEISSYLRQNELGFMDQSSNSLTASIVINELAPIADQGNAGTGYSQQQLEDFRLLIRQSKSLTPKQRSLFNYLKVRLQSLISASRLGKTYSQSESMASSAKIKETLEFLHGLGLMSGGRSILSHVDMSDLNLSESRLTCLNINAVTMSNTNLGHSELPFSYILWWLDGVDLQSAHLDSSRIMGAIKDSSFKNAYLPKVSFDNVNIYATNFEGASLIEASLYDTELHGASIFKGADLRGADLRVKNYGKRNQKFFKGGYANTEQINMSDGTIIPSTILPKNQSLSSLGLIEWNKEDAPPSANKEKLYAFSRGALVPKDCLQRIDLFHRLIIQGRSRSHA, from the coding sequence GTGTCATTCATTGAAAAACATTTTAACACAATAGCAATTGCGTTGTTAGTGCCATTAGGCGGTTTGTGGCTTAATTATATGCAAGAAGCTCGTCAAGCAGCACAGTCGCAACGACAGTGGATAGAGGGGATGGAAGATAAGCACGAGAACTTTTCCAAAGAAATCAGCTCATATCTCAGGCAAAACGAGCTTGGCTTCATGGATCAGTCATCAAACTCTCTTACGGCGTCTATTGTCATCAATGAACTCGCGCCAATAGCAGATCAGGGTAATGCTGGAACAGGATACAGCCAACAGCAACTCGAAGATTTTAGATTACTAATTCGCCAATCCAAAAGCTTGACGCCAAAGCAGCGTTCACTTTTTAATTATTTAAAAGTGCGACTTCAAAGCCTTATCAGCGCCAGTAGATTAGGCAAAACCTACTCTCAGAGTGAATCGATGGCTTCATCTGCAAAGATAAAGGAGACGCTTGAATTTCTCCATGGCCTAGGGCTCATGTCTGGAGGAAGAAGCATCTTGTCTCACGTCGACATGAGCGACCTAAATCTTTCTGAATCACGGCTAACATGTCTAAATATAAATGCAGTCACTATGTCAAATACTAATTTGGGACATTCTGAGTTACCATTCTCCTATATCTTGTGGTGGCTCGATGGGGTTGATCTACAATCTGCCCACTTGGATTCTTCAAGAATAATGGGAGCCATCAAGGATTCTAGCTTCAAAAATGCCTACTTGCCTAAGGTTTCATTCGACAATGTTAATATATATGCGACTAATTTTGAAGGGGCAAGCCTAATCGAAGCTAGTTTGTATGATACTGAGCTGCATGGGGCCAGTATTTTCAAAGGGGCCGACCTGCGGGGAGCCGACTTAAGGGTGAAAAATTATGGTAAGCGGAATCAGAAGTTTTTTAAGGGTGGATACGCAAATACAGAACAAATAAATATGAGTGATGGAACGATTATTCCGTCTACAATTTTGCCGAAGAATCAATCACTTTCTTCCCTTGGGTTGATAGAATGGAACAAAGAGGATGCCCCTCCTTCTGCGAACAAAGAGAAGTTATATGCATTTTCTCGAGGGGCGCTAGTCCCGAAGGATTGCCTTCAGCGAATTGATTTATTCCACAGATTAATTATACAAGGAAGAAGTCGCAGTCACGCTTAG
- a CDS encoding TolC family protein → MALKACTAQLVCALLLGVESACFSIPLVAQDAVTASEATPLVDQQKVSPSELVGKLKQLQDQIKANSRPVSLSDAIRLGLQNNPELARSFSTIQQFEWQLIAAQRRWYPTLQLTNGTPFVGSNWGTFVQDQYALPAQQVQELQAQGQSRKMAAKSQQFVVQPGAQVNWNFLDPTRQPNINAASDSLQQQKFLFDVSARNLVLQIQESFYAIQSNQQLINSFQEIYAINQKQLEILEARKSIGMVTVLDLEQTRSQLYAQLSQLVLYTREYIDQAALLAQQLALPANQLAIPDQQAQIQGRWQVSLQETIRRATQQREEILASLAAAEASKWSSVASLRQYLPVFSLVATGNLLGQNGYQNVPVPNDPGSQYARNRQWNAAIGIGFNWLLFDGGINAANALALKAQAQQQLAQAALTELQVTQQVRSSYGQYQTSQVAVTTARQAYRSAELAQEAARARFDVGVGDITSVVQTIQQLSTAAQQLSQAVLSYNSAVAELYRYSATWPGASQQEVQERLKMMRDSPEPFRPDSFTRLEP, encoded by the coding sequence ATGGCTTTGAAGGCCTGCACGGCACAACTTGTTTGCGCTTTGCTTTTGGGCGTTGAATCCGCATGCTTCTCAATACCTCTTGTCGCTCAAGACGCAGTCACGGCGTCTGAAGCGACACCCCTCGTTGATCAACAGAAAGTTTCGCCGTCTGAGCTTGTTGGGAAGCTCAAGCAGCTGCAAGATCAAATCAAGGCTAATTCGAGACCTGTCAGTCTCTCTGATGCAATCAGGTTGGGATTGCAGAACAATCCCGAGCTCGCTCGTTCGTTCAGCACGATTCAGCAGTTTGAGTGGCAGTTGATTGCGGCGCAAAGGCGCTGGTATCCCACGCTGCAGCTCACCAATGGAACTCCTTTTGTTGGCAGTAACTGGGGCACATTTGTTCAGGATCAGTACGCCTTGCCAGCGCAACAAGTTCAGGAGCTTCAGGCGCAGGGGCAAAGCCGGAAAATGGCGGCAAAGTCACAGCAGTTTGTTGTGCAGCCTGGTGCCCAGGTGAATTGGAATTTTCTTGACCCTACTCGTCAACCCAATATCAATGCCGCCTCTGATTCTCTTCAGCAGCAAAAGTTTCTTTTTGACGTGAGTGCGCGCAATCTGGTTTTGCAGATCCAGGAGTCTTTTTACGCGATTCAGAGCAATCAGCAGTTGATCAACAGCTTTCAGGAAATCTATGCGATCAACCAGAAACAGCTTGAGATTCTCGAGGCGCGAAAGTCGATTGGTATGGTCACGGTGCTCGATCTCGAGCAAACCCGTTCTCAGCTCTATGCCCAGCTCAGTCAGCTTGTGCTGTATACACGCGAATACATTGATCAGGCAGCCCTTTTGGCCCAGCAATTAGCCTTACCTGCTAATCAATTGGCCATTCCAGACCAGCAAGCCCAGATACAGGGGCGTTGGCAGGTCTCTTTGCAGGAGACCATTCGTAGAGCCACGCAGCAGAGGGAGGAAATTCTCGCGAGCTTGGCAGCTGCAGAAGCTTCCAAGTGGAGCAGTGTGGCCTCCTTAAGACAATATTTACCCGTCTTCTCTCTGGTCGCTACGGGGAATCTACTCGGTCAAAACGGCTACCAAAATGTCCCGGTGCCGAATGATCCAGGCTCTCAGTATGCCCGCAATCGTCAGTGGAACGCCGCGATTGGTATTGGTTTCAACTGGTTGTTGTTTGATGGTGGGATCAATGCCGCGAATGCGCTGGCGCTCAAGGCCCAGGCTCAGCAACAATTGGCCCAGGCGGCTCTCACGGAACTGCAAGTCACCCAGCAAGTCCGTTCCAGCTATGGCCAGTATCAGACCTCGCAGGTAGCCGTCACGACCGCTCGCCAGGCGTACCGGAGTGCCGAATTGGCCCAGGAGGCGGCTCGAGCTCGGTTTGATGTGGGTGTGGGCGATATCACCAGTGTGGTGCAAACGATTCAACAACTTTCTACTGCGGCTCAGCAGCTGTCGCAAGCGGTTCTGAGCTACAACAGTGCTGTTGCTGAGTTGTATCGCTATTCGGCAACCTGGCCCGGCGCCTCGCAGCAGGAGGTGCAGGAGCGTCTCAAAATGATGCGAGATTCTCCTGAGCCTTTTCGTCCGGATTCCTTCACGAGGCTCGAGCCATGA
- a CDS encoding bifunctional diguanylate cyclase/phosphodiesterase, with protein MQIKRESLTDRLKQLLIEAEQLGMMGSWELIHATGELLWSAGTHRVFGTSPTRTPDYDLFLCCVHPEDRQRVDQAYQDAVRTGQPYDMRHRVLCADGTEKVIQARSTTSYDDDGAPVRSLGIVQDITKLATIEAELARLAYHDPLTGLPNRQAVVRELARQCGDGPIDHSAAVSDDGLALFNLDLDGFQAINDSFGNAVGDQLLLAIATHLRDQLPPEAMVVRLESDEFLVLMPVALQQLSAACDSLKNLIATCPLDKAGIPFIPPVSIGVSHYPTHGDDPLVLLQSANTALMEAKRARQGRCIYSTTISQRIHQRVSLESDLQQAIKRDDFHLVFQAQVDRDGALLGAEVLLRWRNSLGHLVPPSVFIPLAEQSGLIHSITDWVLDQACRQCERWRQDGLPVPRLAINLSAAQFGVAESNFDRHLLSILQRHGLEPEAFELEITETALLKQLDVCCAQAQSLAAAGFRLALDDFGTGYGSLVSLRMFPARTIKIDGSFVQRMHGNLVDLSIVRRTIQLIHDLGMMALAEGVETKQQQQALLSLGCDAFQGYLFHRPMTADAFANHWLLSSP; from the coding sequence ATGCAGATCAAGCGCGAGAGCCTGACTGATCGGTTGAAGCAGCTGCTGATCGAGGCCGAACAGCTCGGGATGATGGGGAGCTGGGAGCTGATCCATGCCACCGGTGAGCTGCTCTGGTCAGCCGGCACCCACCGCGTCTTCGGGACCTCGCCCACCAGAACACCCGACTACGACCTGTTTCTTTGCTGCGTGCATCCCGAGGATCGTCAGCGGGTGGATCAGGCTTACCAGGATGCGGTGAGAACCGGGCAGCCTTACGACATGCGTCATCGCGTTCTCTGTGCGGATGGCACCGAGAAGGTGATTCAGGCGCGAAGCACCACCAGTTACGACGACGACGGCGCTCCCGTGCGCTCCTTGGGCATTGTGCAGGACATCACCAAGCTGGCCACCATCGAGGCTGAGCTGGCTCGCCTGGCCTACCACGATCCCCTGACGGGCTTGCCCAATCGTCAGGCGGTTGTGCGTGAACTAGCCAGGCAGTGCGGTGATGGCCCAATCGATCACTCTGCTGCTGTGAGTGACGATGGGCTGGCTCTGTTCAACCTGGACCTGGATGGATTCCAGGCGATCAATGACAGTTTTGGTAACGCTGTGGGAGATCAGTTACTGCTGGCGATTGCCACCCACCTGCGCGATCAGTTACCGCCAGAGGCGATGGTGGTGCGTTTGGAAAGTGATGAGTTTCTTGTGCTGATGCCGGTTGCTCTTCAGCAGCTCTCTGCTGCGTGCGACTCGCTGAAGAATCTGATCGCTACCTGCCCGTTGGACAAGGCTGGGATCCCTTTCATCCCTCCGGTGTCGATCGGCGTCAGCCATTACCCGACCCACGGCGATGATCCACTGGTGTTGCTGCAGTCGGCGAACACGGCATTGATGGAGGCCAAGCGGGCTCGGCAGGGCCGCTGCATCTACAGCACCACGATCAGTCAGCGCATCCATCAGCGGGTGTCGCTGGAGTCTGATCTGCAGCAGGCAATCAAGCGCGATGATTTTCATCTCGTCTTTCAGGCCCAGGTGGACCGAGATGGTGCCCTGTTAGGTGCCGAGGTGCTGTTGCGCTGGCGCAATTCTCTTGGCCATCTTGTGCCGCCCAGTGTGTTTATTCCGTTGGCGGAGCAATCGGGCTTGATTCATTCCATCACCGATTGGGTGCTCGATCAGGCTTGCCGGCAATGTGAGCGCTGGCGACAGGATGGGTTGCCTGTTCCCCGATTGGCGATCAATCTCTCGGCGGCTCAGTTTGGTGTGGCCGAATCGAATTTTGATCGCCATTTACTCAGTATTCTGCAACGTCATGGGCTGGAGCCTGAAGCCTTCGAGTTGGAAATCACCGAAACAGCCCTGCTGAAGCAACTTGATGTGTGTTGCGCGCAGGCTCAATCCCTTGCGGCGGCTGGCTTCCGTCTGGCCCTGGATGACTTCGGCACCGGTTACGGCTCCTTGGTGAGTTTGCGGATGTTTCCTGCCAGAACGATCAAGATTGATGGTAGTTTCGTTCAGAGAATGCATGGGAATCTTGTGGATCTGTCTATCGTTCGTCGCACGATTCAATTGATTCATGACCTTGGCATGATGGCCCTGGCTGAGGGGGTGGAAACGAAGCAGCAACAACAAGCACTGCTCTCTCTGGGCTGTGATGCCTTCCAAGGTTACCTTTTTCATCGGCCGATGACGGCCGACGCCTTTGCCAACCATTGGCTGTTGTCTTCGCCATGA
- a CDS encoding PilZ domain-containing protein: MTGDLDLQLQRWSGSWREKRRHHRQDLLPSVPVQLQRWSADQAVGPLHQADLLDLSEGGACLAIANDCLLQPGDQAQLWIPSTIGASELHRVSVRWRDEAEMIAALGVQFLPSDPIKLPASVMS; the protein is encoded by the coding sequence ATGACAGGAGACCTTGATCTGCAGTTGCAGCGCTGGTCTGGCTCCTGGAGGGAGAAACGGCGCCATCACCGACAGGATCTGCTGCCGTCTGTGCCTGTGCAGTTGCAGCGCTGGAGCGCGGATCAAGCGGTGGGGCCCCTGCATCAGGCTGATCTGCTCGATCTCAGTGAGGGTGGAGCTTGTCTGGCGATCGCTAACGATTGTCTGCTGCAGCCGGGAGATCAGGCGCAGCTCTGGATCCCATCGACGATCGGCGCGTCTGAGCTCCATCGGGTGAGTGTGCGATGGCGTGATGAGGCTGAGATGATCGCAGCCCTTGGGGTGCAGTTTCTTCCTTCCGACCCGATAAAGCTTCCTGCAAGCGTTATGTCCTGA
- a CDS encoding glycosyltransferase: protein MELLNTDAETIRLFLLLFPFFILVDLPLTLVVVLGLLRWWVRELTLPPRQSPYRPRVSCIITCYSEGSDVQRTLESLCEQTYAGEIELIPVVDGAAVNQHTLEAVRSFQVRPEWKPKRQLRPIAKWKRGGRVSSLNAGLSHATGSIVMALDGDTSFDNTMVRAMVRHFEDPNVPAVAGSLRIRNTWTSLATAIQAIEYLISIQMSKTGLSEWNLVNNISGAFGAFRRDFLQQIGGWDSHSAEDLDLTLRIKNYYARHQRLHIPFEPKAIGHTDGPTTFLALLNQRLRWDGDLLFLYARKHAASFNPRLIGWSNLLMTLFSGLFIQVMLPFIIVGYSLVMLMVLPWSTLLSLSWMVYCVYLVMLGVQFLLALLLVSERPWHDLKLAPVLPLFPIATFILRCWSAVTILNEWWRRGHEESSMAPWWVLQRATRF, encoded by the coding sequence ATGGAACTGCTGAACACAGACGCCGAGACCATCCGCCTGTTTCTTCTGCTCTTTCCCTTCTTCATCCTGGTGGATCTACCCCTCACGCTGGTGGTGGTGCTGGGCCTTCTGCGCTGGTGGGTGCGCGAACTGACCTTGCCGCCGCGTCAATCGCCATATCGGCCACGGGTGTCGTGCATCATCACCTGCTACAGCGAGGGCAGCGATGTGCAACGCACGCTGGAGTCGTTATGTGAACAGACCTATGCCGGAGAGATCGAACTGATTCCAGTGGTGGATGGGGCCGCTGTGAATCAGCACACCCTCGAAGCCGTGCGCAGCTTCCAGGTCCGACCGGAATGGAAGCCCAAACGACAGCTCAGGCCCATTGCCAAATGGAAGCGGGGCGGGCGGGTGTCGTCGCTCAACGCCGGGCTGAGCCATGCCACGGGCAGCATCGTCATGGCCCTCGATGGCGACACCTCATTCGACAACACGATGGTGCGTGCGATGGTGCGTCATTTCGAAGACCCGAACGTTCCAGCGGTTGCCGGCAGTCTGCGCATTCGCAACACCTGGACATCTCTGGCCACCGCCATTCAAGCGATCGAGTATCTGATTTCGATTCAGATGTCGAAAACCGGGCTCAGTGAATGGAACCTGGTGAACAACATTTCGGGGGCTTTCGGAGCGTTCCGACGCGACTTTCTGCAACAGATCGGTGGCTGGGACAGCCACAGCGCCGAAGATCTCGATCTCACTCTCCGCATCAAGAACTACTACGCACGTCACCAACGTCTCCATATTCCCTTCGAACCCAAGGCGATCGGCCACACCGACGGACCCACCACCTTCCTGGCCTTGCTCAATCAACGCCTGCGCTGGGATGGCGATCTGCTCTTTCTTTATGCGCGAAAACATGCCGCCAGTTTCAACCCCAGATTGATCGGCTGGTCCAATCTCTTGATGACCCTCTTCAGCGGCTTGTTCATTCAGGTGATGCTTCCTTTCATCATCGTGGGCTACAGCCTGGTCATGCTGATGGTGCTGCCATGGTCCACGCTGCTTTCCCTCAGCTGGATGGTGTATTGCGTGTATCTGGTCATGCTGGGTGTGCAGTTTCTGCTTGCCTTGCTGCTCGTGTCTGAACGGCCTTGGCATGACCTCAAATTAGCTCCGGTGCTCCCCCTATTTCCTATCGCCACCTTTATTCTGCGCTGCTGGAGTGCGGTGACGATCCTGAACGAGTGGTGGCGCCGTGGCCATGAGGAATCCTCAATGGCTCCCTGGTGGGTGCTGCAGCGCGCCACCCGTTTCTGA
- a CDS encoding Nif11-like leader peptide family natural product precursor, protein MSEEQLKAFLEAFKAHAGLHEQLKAATDADAVVAIARAAGYEVSVEELKTAQAELSEEELEGVAGGTFTAGMNCTGNLPGGPFTSRFHC, encoded by the coding sequence ATGTCAGAAGAGCAACTCAAGGCATTCCTGGAAGCCTTCAAGGCTCATGCAGGTCTTCACGAGCAACTCAAAGCCGCCACCGACGCTGATGCCGTGGTGGCGATTGCCAGAGCTGCGGGCTATGAGGTGTCTGTTGAGGAGTTGAAGACAGCTCAGGCAGAGCTTTCGGAAGAGGAGCTGGAAGGCGTGGCTGGGGGCACATTCACTGCGGGGATGAATTGCACCGGCAACTTGCCCGGGGGGCCTTTCACCAGCCGATTCCACTGCTGA
- a CDS encoding Nif11-like leader peptide family natural product precursor gives MSEEQLKAFLEAVKADAGLQEKLKAAGDADAVVEIAKAAGFVISVEELKTAQDEVSGAELEGVAGGRKLICKEGSFIWQDN, from the coding sequence ATGTCAGAAGAACAACTCAAAGCCTTCCTCGAAGCCGTCAAGGCTGATGCAGGGCTTCAGGAGAAACTGAAGGCAGCAGGCGATGCGGATGCAGTGGTGGAGATTGCGAAGGCTGCGGGCTTTGTGATTTCTGTTGAGGAGCTGAAGACGGCTCAGGATGAGGTTTCGGGCGCGGAGCTGGAAGGCGTGGCTGGTGGTCGGAAACTTATTTGCAAAGAGGGTTCATTCATATGGCAAGACAACTAA
- a CDS encoding ATP-binding cassette domain-containing protein, whose protein sequence is MKRLQRHRVKARTRLQYEAAECGAASLGTILAYFGRVVELGELRLACGVNRDGSNAKQVLVAGRQYGLKARAYRCSGEQLRREGQFPCVVFWGFNHFLVVEGFDASHAFLSDPAQGRVRVEMEEFLDNFTGIVLEFEPGPEFQTGGRERSPLLSLPATLAPYRHSIAVLLLVSSAQAVLTLLVAGFTSTFIDSFLQNQRFYFGIPLIWLLLITLLAWLALLAGQFLVLRRMELLLSKRLTADLFRKLFQVTFAFYQARFQGEIASRMLLGMETTQVVVGQMLRFGLSLWIGLFVLIFALVISPWLALLVLVVMLGNLVLNWWLTDQRYDSNRRLAIEQGKAQGKGLQGINNIETLKASGLEFDFLSQWQGSFGNVVTQNQQLGAQMALATITASGSTFLLSALIITAGGLLIIAGKMSLGTLVAFQFLQGQLTAPISSLPQLNATLQQLIGSLGRLDDLKRSNDDPLVRSFALPAHSSPPHEDRQDRLQGRLDLENLSYSFNPVSPPFISNLSLSIPAGSQLAIVGGSGSGKTTLIRVLAGLYQPSGGRLLFDGESWEHHGDRLMRDSLAYVPQQVFMFNASIHDNITLWRSGYLLQDLEEAASDAQILNTITSHPEAFARHLKDNGSDLSGGERQRMELCRALLRRPSILLLDEATSALDNATQMRVLDALKARRLTVVSVAHRLDAALRSDQVLVMAQGAVVELGSPQELLDQNGAFRALVDSEHAGQGVA, encoded by the coding sequence ATGAAACGCCTGCAGCGTCATCGGGTGAAGGCTCGCACCCGACTTCAATACGAAGCTGCTGAATGCGGCGCTGCATCGCTTGGCACCATCCTCGCCTACTTCGGCCGAGTGGTGGAGCTGGGTGAGCTGCGTTTGGCCTGCGGTGTGAATCGGGATGGATCAAACGCGAAACAGGTGCTCGTGGCAGGCCGCCAATACGGACTCAAGGCTCGCGCCTATCGCTGCTCCGGTGAGCAGCTCAGGCGCGAGGGCCAATTTCCTTGCGTTGTGTTCTGGGGGTTCAATCATTTCCTTGTTGTGGAAGGGTTTGATGCCAGCCATGCCTTTTTGAGTGATCCTGCCCAGGGGCGTGTGCGGGTGGAGATGGAGGAATTCCTCGATAATTTCACCGGCATTGTGCTCGAATTCGAGCCGGGCCCTGAGTTTCAAACCGGCGGGCGTGAGCGCTCGCCTTTGCTGAGCCTGCCAGCCACCCTGGCTCCTTATCGCCATTCGATTGCCGTGTTGCTACTGGTGAGCAGCGCCCAAGCCGTGCTCACTCTTCTCGTGGCTGGCTTTACCTCTACGTTTATTGACAGTTTTCTTCAGAATCAGCGCTTCTATTTCGGGATCCCGTTGATCTGGTTGTTGCTGATCACCCTGCTGGCCTGGTTGGCGCTGTTGGCTGGCCAGTTTCTGGTGTTGCGGCGTATGGAGCTGTTGCTCTCCAAACGACTCACTGCGGATCTTTTCCGTAAGTTGTTTCAGGTGACGTTTGCCTTCTATCAGGCGCGTTTTCAGGGGGAAATTGCCAGCCGGATGCTGTTGGGGATGGAAACCACCCAGGTGGTGGTGGGGCAGATGCTCCGCTTCGGGCTGTCGCTCTGGATTGGCCTCTTTGTTTTGATTTTTGCTTTGGTGATCTCTCCCTGGCTGGCGCTCCTGGTTTTGGTGGTAATGCTCGGCAATCTGGTTTTGAATTGGTGGCTCACCGATCAGCGCTATGACTCCAATCGGCGTCTGGCGATCGAACAGGGTAAGGCTCAGGGCAAGGGCCTGCAGGGGATCAACAACATTGAAACCTTGAAGGCGTCTGGTCTGGAATTTGACTTCCTCAGCCAGTGGCAAGGAAGTTTTGGCAATGTGGTGACCCAGAATCAACAGCTCGGCGCCCAGATGGCCTTGGCCACTATCACGGCGAGCGGCAGCACCTTCCTTCTTAGTGCCCTGATCATCACAGCTGGAGGTCTGCTGATTATTGCTGGCAAGATGTCGCTGGGAACCCTGGTGGCGTTTCAGTTTCTGCAAGGACAACTCACCGCTCCGATCTCGTCGTTGCCCCAACTGAATGCCACGCTTCAACAGTTGATCGGCAGCCTTGGCCGCCTAGACGACCTCAAGCGCAGCAATGATGATCCTTTGGTGCGCAGTTTTGCCCTGCCAGCACACTCTTCTCCGCCGCACGAGGATCGGCAGGATCGCCTTCAAGGGCGTTTAGACCTTGAGAACCTCAGTTATAGCTTCAATCCTGTTTCACCCCCCTTCATCAGTAATCTCAGTCTTTCGATTCCGGCAGGATCGCAGTTGGCGATCGTGGGTGGTAGTGGATCGGGTAAAACCACCTTGATTCGCGTTCTCGCCGGTTTGTACCAACCCAGCGGTGGCCGTTTGCTCTTTGATGGTGAGTCCTGGGAGCATCACGGTGATCGGTTGATGCGCGACAGCTTGGCCTATGTGCCCCAGCAGGTGTTCATGTTCAACGCCTCGATTCACGACAATATCACCCTGTGGCGCTCTGGTTATCTCCTGCAGGATCTTGAGGAGGCGGCCAGCGATGCTCAAATTCTTAATACCATTACCAGCCACCCAGAGGCCTTTGCCCGTCATCTCAAAGACAATGGCAGTGACCTCAGCGGTGGCGAACGTCAACGCATGGAACTCTGTCGAGCACTTCTGCGCAGACCCTCCATTTTGCTGCTCGATGAGGCCACCAGTGCGCTCGATAATGCCACGCAGATGCGCGTCTTGGATGCCCTCAAGGCCAGGCGACTCACGGTGGTGAGTGTGGCGCATCGTCTTGATGCCGCCTTGCGCAGTGATCAGGTGTTGGTGATGGCTCAGGGCGCTGTTGTGGAACTTGGCTCTCCGCAGGAGCTGCTCGATCAAAACGGCGCTTTTCGTGCGCTCGTCGATTCAGAGCATGCCGGCCAGGGGGTGGCGTGA